GTGTTGAGCATTACCTGTCTAATAGACATGGTGCACAGAATATAGAGGAAGATGAAAGAGCAGTCAGTGTAATCTTCACCCAGAAGATTGCGATGAGAAAGGCCTTGGATGTAGGACAGTGGAACAAATGGTAGCTTTGCTACAACCCGCCCATCAAAgctgaagtgaaataaaaattggAAAATAAATCTGATGCCTAAACCATTAGATCTGCATACAACTCTATAATTCAAAAGAAAATATCAAAGGAACAAACACCACTTATTTGTGGACTAATACTTAAAGATAATCATAATCAACTTACATAGAATTGAACATGCCCATTAATGCTGTAAAGCAGAAACCAATGGCAAACATGGACTTCATTCTGACCTATGATGAAAAATAATTTCTGTTTAAGGCAGAGAgttgaaatacaaaaaaaagagagttcTCTGCCAagatataaatgacaaatatggTAGCTGTATCAAATAAGATTGTTTCACCATTGACAGGTCTCGGTTGTTGTTCTTGAGTTTCTCCTCTTGCCTTTCTGTTTgagcagagcaaaaaaaaaaattaaaaattcaaatttatttctaccTCTTTTAGCATTCTGCACAACTGTCGTTCTACAGAACAAATAACACCAATATTGCAAAAGGAATATACAGTGTGTCCCAAAAGTCTCTATATATGGGCAGGTCTCTCTTACTaatgctgtaatttttttttctggtgttaTGCATGTAATTGCAATTTGGCAATACAAATAGCATTATTTTAACTGAAATTTGTGCTGCATTCTTTCCTGGCACACCATGGCCTTCTTTTGTGAAAGGCATTCTTAAAGACTATCTGAAAGTGTTGATTTTCCTTACGTATTGGGACATTTGGCATGTACAATATTAtatcgtttgctgttttgcacaatcctttacattatctcagggacctgctgctataacctgctgttcattctagtatttgtgcacatgcaatattgtttgaacatacagtatttacaccggtcagcactgtttctgtttattgtcttttgagtattgtcttgtaattttttgtctgtactgtcttttgtcctgtcttgtctgcactgtttgcacagttgcactttatgtatctaggattaacttactaagtccttagctctgtctttgttttatgtagcagcatggtcctgaagaaacattgtctcatttcactgtgtactgcaacagctatatacagttgaaatgacaatagaagcttcttgacttgacttgactattaACTGCACAGTGGAGGCTTAGCAGTGCTCTGAACTCTGTAGGCTGTGAGATCAGATCCCATTCATATCACCTGAACACGACTCTAAACCATCAGTTACTCATCTCAACTGTAACTAAGCTGgaagggataaaaaaaataatattgttaaataaataaaatcgtGCAGCTTTTCACTTGCCtatctttttcttctgttgACGTCCAGCAGACTCTGTAATcgtctctttcttcttctccacttaaaacacattaaaaaaaaaaaggaatgaactCAAAGGACCTGTAGATGCTCATGGCATCAATCACAGTGTTTAGATGTAATTAGATACCAATTTTAGTTCATACTTACgctttttgctttgcttttctaCTTCAGCTTTGAGCCTCTTGTACTTGTCTGTGCGGTAAACTAACACCCATGTTATACCTAAACAATTCAAAAATAAAGACGACGTCAAGCTCGAAAAATTCACTAAACTAGTTAGACATATGTGGTTAAACTGATCTAGTCATCGGCTAACTGCATGCAATTTATCTCCTGACCTCGTCAAATACTAGTAAAATATAGTCACGTTTAATTACCTTCAGCCAGCAACGCGGTGCAAACAGATATGAAGACGATAAGTATCGTGTCTGCGAACATAGTAGTCATTTTGTGCAGTTTTGGGATTATATGACCACACTATAGCTAACGGTGGATATCCCAGTCAAAGTTAAGCGTCAGCATTACGTGACATCATCGGTATGCGACAACTGTTTGTATTCAGTCATGGTGTCGCTCTCTAGTGGTCAGgttttttggtgtttattttatttcattcaattctattttactaatttttttaaataatttagtacatggggggcacggtggcttagtggttagcacgttcgcctcacacctccagggttgggggttcgattcccacctccaccttgtgtgtgtggagtttgcatgttctccccgtgcctcgggggtttcctctgggtattcCAGTTttctccccggtccaaagacatgcatggtaggttgattggcatctctggaaaattgtccctagagtgtgtgtgccctgcgatgggttggcactccgtccagggtgtatcctgccttgatgcccaatgacgcctgagataggcacaggctccccgtgacccgaggtagttcggataagtggtagaagatgaatgaatgaataatttagtACATATGTTGTTCTGTGACATTGCTATCAGAATCAGACTATCCGAATATGCAGTAAAGGTaagtacagtgaaattatttgctTTGAATACATCAGTTTGTCAGTTTCTTAAAAAGGATCAGAGAGGCTGGAATCCTTATCGTTGGAGATGGCGGTAAGTTATCTATCAGCAAGGgagaaaaatagaataaatcaCAATTGCAAAAAGTGTAGAAACACCAAGGCTGACATCTGTATACAATACAGAAACTAGTTGGGTCAGTACTGAACCGAGCAACAGAAGATATGAAATAATACTCACATGACAGAATAGGACCAGCTGAATCACTAATTACACTTAAACAAGGAACAAGATTCAAGGCTTTACCCCCAACATCAATGAAAGGAGTCAGAAGAATATCACACATATTACAAATACTAGGGAAGATTTAAAAGCCACATTAAATGGGTATTTTACACtgaaaagaagacaaaagaTGCAGCTCTTTGATGAGTGCCATTGAGAGAAATGAATTTCAGTTTTTGACGTATCATTAGAAAATCCGTTCCTTTATTAACTTTTATATGTTAGCATTTTATCTGTCTAAAAAGGGTTCT
The genomic region above belongs to Tachysurus vachellii isolate PV-2020 chromosome 11, HZAU_Pvac_v1, whole genome shotgun sequence and contains:
- the tmco1 gene encoding calcium load-activated calcium channel gives rise to the protein MTTMFADTILIVFISVCTALLAEGITWVLVYRTDKYKRLKAEVEKQSKKLEKKKETITESAGRQQKKKIERQEEKLKNNNRDLSMVRMKSMFAIGFCFTALMGMFNSIFDGRVVAKLPFVPLSYIQGLSHRNLLGEDYTDCSFIFLYILCTMSIRQNIQKMLGLAPSRAATKQAGGFLGPPPQAAKFS